From a single Nissabacter sp. SGAir0207 genomic region:
- the pqqU gene encoding TonB-dependent receptor PqqU, with amino-acid sequence MKKTPYTLRSACSLVIPALLPWAAQAAEGDAPEQTMVVTATPAPAGLSELDTPAAVSVVDGASFRQARPEINLSEGLGGVPGLQVQNRQNYAQDLQLSVRGFGARSMYGVRGVRINVDGIPATMPDGQGYTSNIDLNSVERVEVLRGPFSALYGNASGGVVNITSLTGQQPDTLEAGLYYGSYGSWRYGVKASGATGDGSQAGDVNYLVSATRFTTHGYRDHSAAQKNLGNAKLGVRINDVSTLTLIFNSVDIDADDPGGLTRAQWQENPRQATRAEQFNTRKTTKQTQGGLRYQREMSERDDLSIMAYAGERETVQYQSIPVATQANPLHAGGVIDLTRHYQGIDTRWTHRDEWLVPVTLTGGLDYETVTEQRKGYENYTVQDGVTELGTRGNLRRDERNLMWNLDPYLQTSWQLTPKWTLDAGVRYTTVRFDSNDHYVTAQNGDDSGDARYHKWLPAGSIKYAVNEGWNLYASAGRGMETPTINELSYRSSTASGESQAGLNVGLQPATSNSVELGSKARIGYGLFTAALFETHTQNEIVVDESSNGRTSYTNAGKTRRRGAELALDQQFGEAWKLNLAWTLLDATYRDDACNDSGCTATAGHRLPGIARNMGYASLAWAPEEGWYAGAEIRYMGDIEVNDENSEQAPSYAVTALNTGYKFRHGNWLLDVFGRVDNLFDRDYVGSVIVNEGNGRYYEPAPGRNWGGGLTLAYSFE; translated from the coding sequence ATGAAAAAAACACCGTACACACTACGCTCCGCCTGCTCGCTGGTGATCCCGGCGCTGCTGCCTTGGGCGGCGCAAGCCGCCGAGGGCGATGCCCCTGAACAGACGATGGTGGTCACCGCCACCCCGGCCCCGGCGGGCCTGTCGGAGCTGGACACCCCGGCAGCGGTCAGCGTGGTGGACGGCGCGTCGTTCCGTCAGGCGCGGCCGGAGATCAACTTGTCCGAGGGGCTGGGCGGCGTGCCGGGCTTGCAGGTGCAGAACCGCCAGAACTACGCGCAGGATCTGCAATTGTCGGTGCGCGGCTTTGGCGCGCGGTCGATGTATGGCGTGCGCGGCGTGCGCATCAACGTGGACGGCATCCCGGCCACCATGCCGGACGGGCAGGGCTACACCTCCAACATCGACCTGAACTCGGTCGAGCGGGTGGAGGTGCTGCGCGGCCCCTTCTCGGCGCTCTACGGCAACGCCTCTGGCGGGGTGGTGAACATCACCAGCCTCACCGGCCAGCAGCCCGACACGCTGGAGGCGGGCCTCTACTATGGCAGCTACGGCAGCTGGCGCTACGGCGTGAAGGCCAGCGGCGCGACCGGGGATGGCAGCCAGGCCGGCGACGTCAACTATCTGGTCTCCGCCACCCGTTTCACCACCCACGGTTACCGCGATCACAGCGCCGCGCAGAAGAACCTCGGCAACGCCAAGCTCGGCGTGCGCATCAATGACGTCAGCACCCTGACCCTCATTTTCAACAGCGTGGACATTGATGCCGACGATCCCGGCGGCCTGACGCGCGCGCAGTGGCAGGAGAACCCACGGCAGGCAACGCGCGCCGAGCAGTTCAACACCCGCAAAACCACCAAACAGACGCAGGGCGGGCTGCGCTACCAGCGCGAGATGAGCGAACGCGACGATCTCAGCATCATGGCCTACGCGGGCGAGCGCGAGACGGTGCAGTACCAGTCGATCCCGGTGGCGACGCAGGCCAACCCGCTGCACGCCGGTGGGGTGATTGACCTGACGCGCCACTATCAGGGCATCGACACCCGCTGGACGCACCGCGACGAGTGGCTGGTGCCGGTGACGCTGACCGGCGGGCTGGACTATGAGACGGTGACCGAGCAGCGCAAGGGGTATGAGAACTACACCGTGCAGGATGGCGTGACCGAGCTGGGCACGCGCGGCAACCTGCGGCGCGACGAGCGCAACCTGATGTGGAACCTCGATCCCTACCTGCAAACCTCCTGGCAACTGACGCCGAAGTGGACGCTGGATGCCGGGGTGCGCTACACCACGGTGCGGTTTGACTCGAATGACCACTACGTCACGGCGCAGAACGGCGATGACAGCGGCGACGCCCGTTACCACAAGTGGCTGCCGGCCGGTTCGATCAAGTACGCGGTGAACGAGGGCTGGAATCTCTACGCCTCCGCCGGGCGCGGCATGGAGACGCCGACCATCAATGAGCTTTCTTACCGCAGCAGCACCGCCAGCGGCGAGAGCCAGGCCGGGCTGAACGTCGGCCTGCAACCCGCCACCAGCAACAGCGTGGAGCTGGGCAGCAAGGCGCGCATCGGCTATGGGCTGTTCACCGCCGCGCTGTTTGAGACCCACACCCAGAATGAGATTGTGGTGGATGAGAGCAGCAACGGCCGCACCAGCTACACCAACGCTGGCAAGACCCGCCGCCGCGGCGCGGAGCTGGCGCTCGACCAGCAGTTTGGCGAGGCGTGGAAGCTGAACCTGGCCTGGACGCTGCTGGACGCCACCTACCGCGACGACGCCTGTAACGACAGCGGCTGTACCGCCACCGCCGGCCACCGCCTGCCGGGCATCGCCCGCAACATGGGCTACGCCTCCCTCGCCTGGGCGCCGGAGGAGGGGTGGTACGCCGGGGCGGAGATCCGCTACATGGGCGACATTGAGGTCAATGACGAGAACAGCGAGCAGGCCCCCTCCTATGCGGTCACCGCGCTCAATACCGGCTACAAGTTCCGCCACGGCAACTGGCTACTGGACGTCTTCGGCCGCGTCGATAACCTGTTTGACCGCGACTACGTTGGCTCGGTGATCGTCAACGAGGGCAACGGCCGCTACTACGAGCCTGCCCCCGGCCGCAACTGGGGCGGCGGCCTGACGCTGGCCTACAGCTTCGAATAA
- a CDS encoding helix-turn-helix domain-containing protein yields the protein MSTPPLSALSLPEVHESQLAEKGYRELSAILATRLESRQFTLVNAENPAHSVELPVSALKMLVEILGELANGNAVQVVPVHAELTTQEAANLLKVSRPHLVKLLEQGRIPFHKTGRHRRIRFADLMAFKQQRDTESASAMDELARLSQDLDIY from the coding sequence ATGAGTACACCCCCCTTGTCGGCCCTCAGCCTGCCGGAAGTGCATGAGAGCCAGTTGGCAGAGAAAGGTTACCGCGAGCTTTCGGCCATTTTGGCGACCCGGCTGGAGTCGCGGCAATTTACGTTGGTCAACGCCGAGAACCCGGCCCATAGCGTGGAGCTGCCGGTCTCCGCGCTAAAGATGCTGGTGGAAATTTTAGGCGAGCTGGCGAACGGCAACGCGGTGCAGGTGGTGCCGGTGCACGCGGAGCTGACCACCCAGGAGGCCGCCAATTTGCTGAAGGTCTCCCGGCCGCATCTGGTCAAACTCCTTGAGCAGGGGCGCATCCCCTTCCATAAAACCGGCCGCCACCGCCGCATCCGTTTTGCTGACCTGATGGCCTTCAAACAGCAGCGGGATACCGAAAGCGCCAGCGCGATGGATGAGCTGGCCAGACTTTCCCAGGATTTGGATATCTATTGA
- a CDS encoding PIN domain-containing protein, which produces MMHSPYPVMLDACVLYPARLRDLLMHLGLRGLYQPKWTATIQQEWKRGLLRERKDIEPSKLDRIEQLMNQALPDAEITGYEALIAGLDLPDPDDRHVLAAAIKANAELIVTFNLQDFPAGYLSQFGIEAIHPDEFVSDIIDLSCARALQAVSAQRASLKHPPFTAEAFLSALLQLGLAKTVRMLEGYKTLI; this is translated from the coding sequence ATGATGCACTCGCCCTATCCGGTCATGCTTGATGCCTGTGTGTTGTATCCCGCCAGATTGCGCGATCTGCTGATGCACCTCGGATTGCGCGGCCTCTACCAGCCCAAGTGGACGGCCACCATCCAGCAGGAGTGGAAGCGTGGGCTGCTCAGGGAGCGGAAGGATATTGAACCCAGCAAACTGGATCGGATAGAGCAGTTGATGAATCAGGCCCTGCCGGACGCCGAGATTACGGGCTATGAGGCGCTGATTGCCGGGCTGGATCTGCCTGACCCGGACGATCGCCATGTGCTGGCGGCGGCCATCAAGGCCAATGCCGAACTGATCGTTACCTTTAACCTTCAGGATTTTCCTGCTGGTTACCTCAGCCAGTTTGGCATTGAGGCGATCCATCCCGATGAGTTTGTCTCGGACATCATTGACCTGAGCTGTGCACGGGCCTTGCAGGCGGTCAGCGCGCAACGCGCTTCGCTAAAACATCCGCCGTTTACCGCCGAGGCGTTTCTCTCCGCACTGCTTCAACTGGGGCTGGCGAAAACCGTCAGGATGCTGGAGGGGTATAAGACCCTGATTTGA
- the alkA gene encoding DNA-3-methyladenine glycosylase 2: protein MTVELQWHPEIIPLPYIPPFDWALVQGFLRTRAIVGVEASDAMHYQRTLRIEGVPGCYQVSPLPGEAALALRVSASLWPWRDEVVRRVRRQWDLDADPQAIGAVLGPLAAARPGLRLAGSVHGYEQTVRGILGQLVSVKMAATLTERLAARWGEPLAQPLGQLDRLFPTPERIAALTVDDLRAIGVQARRSACLIALSRAVAEGVLEVDAVPEVEVGMRDLLAQPGIGPWTANYIAMRAWAARDLFLTTDYLIKQRFPGMTPGQIVRYAARWRPFRSYATLHLWHAADWVPEGSA from the coding sequence GTGACGGTTGAGCTGCAATGGCACCCGGAGATTATCCCTTTACCCTATATCCCGCCGTTTGACTGGGCGCTGGTGCAGGGCTTTTTGCGTACCCGTGCCATTGTCGGCGTGGAGGCCAGCGACGCCATGCACTACCAGCGCACCCTCCGTATCGAGGGCGTGCCGGGCTGCTATCAGGTGTCGCCGCTGCCGGGGGAGGCGGCGCTGGCGCTGCGGGTGTCGGCGTCGCTCTGGCCGTGGCGCGATGAGGTGGTGCGGCGCGTGCGGCGGCAGTGGGATCTGGATGCCGACCCGCAGGCGATTGGCGCGGTGCTGGGGCCGCTGGCGGCGGCGCGGCCGGGGCTGCGGCTGGCGGGATCGGTGCATGGCTATGAGCAGACGGTGCGCGGCATCCTCGGCCAGCTGGTGAGCGTCAAGATGGCGGCCACCCTCACCGAGCGGTTGGCGGCGCGCTGGGGGGAGCCGCTGGCACAGCCCCTCGGCCAGCTTGATCGCCTCTTCCCGACGCCTGAGCGCATCGCGGCGCTGACGGTGGATGATCTGCGCGCCATCGGCGTGCAGGCGCGGCGCTCGGCCTGTTTGATTGCGCTCTCACGTGCGGTGGCGGAGGGGGTGCTGGAGGTGGATGCGGTGCCGGAGGTGGAGGTGGGAATGCGCGACCTGCTGGCGCAACCGGGCATCGGCCCGTGGACGGCCAACTATATCGCCATGCGCGCCTGGGCCGCCCGTGACCTGTTCCTTACCACCGACTACCTGATCAAGCAGCGCTTCCCCGGCATGACGCCGGGGCAAATCGTGCGTTACGCCGCCCGCTGGCGGCCGTTCCGCTCCTACGCCACGCTGCACCTGTGGCACGCCGCCGACTGGGTGCCGGAGGGCAGCGCCTAG
- a CDS encoding diguanylate cyclase domain-containing protein: METNLNTLPASPPRMRWRTLAALTALVFALALFCLRFTVVQGLIVSLWLPTALMIALLTRFPQRDWLALLLGSAAAMAAANSLCGVPLAFFLPLTLINVAESLLAATLLRRLLPGPDPLGSVGNWITFVLAAVVFTPCVSALVMVLPHLGTASAELMPERFRIWFLSEALGILTVTPIGLLFRPTPWRQLLRSPRLPEVLFMLVVTLGASYLVLFWLPYPFAFISIALLTASIRLQRLEAQLIFLALTVMVTLLIASGQIVHIRYLDYTPLLNYVPLLLILLPANAMTIMMHRLKVERAHIEESENRFRNAMEFSAIGMALVSPQGHWLQVNQALCSLLGYPAEMLTQMNFQELTHPDDLAADLEMTQALLEGRIPSFTLEKRYRRRDGEMVWVRLVASVVRDNERRRPLYFIAQIEDISSLKQTEAANNRLTEALHEEKERLRITLDAINEAVICTDRNQAVIFMNPVAEKMTGCRMREAQGRHIDQVVSLTRGFDGPPVANLLPFDSNESLHSSIEQSLVLNGPNGEAYEIQRALSPLKTLNQEPIGMVLVLQDVSRSRELMRKLSYNASHDMLTGLPNRSHFERELHHALMLTANEGQRHGLVFLDLDRFKAVNDTAGHAAGDELLKQLSQLMSANLRPTDLLGRLGGDEFGILLPDCDLAQAREVVGRVVQRINDFRFYWEEKLYRIGASAGVTLIDDPQVSASELMSQADVACYAAKHGGRGQVVIYQARQQWLLENNSVLLSAAQVTQILASNQLTLMARAAAPPKTPLSTCFYTLSVTMAADEESGATHEAFHTTVALLGLEAEVDRWLVRQVLLASGPALARKGLTVALPLSAGGVLSPALHEALFDALAQSALPNSRLLFTLEEQVLLHHRAQAEALLHRLKQQGCGVILTQAGHQLNALGELPAGLVDYLKPDARFISQIHSNQMDEILVNILHGTAHRLQAQTLAGPVDLAAAQQKLVEMGIDLIEGEVVAPPQTLESLLASGYFAMR; the protein is encoded by the coding sequence GTGGAAACCAACCTGAATACCCTGCCAGCCAGCCCGCCGAGAATGCGCTGGCGTACCCTGGCGGCCCTGACGGCGCTGGTATTTGCCCTCGCCCTGTTCTGCCTGCGGTTCACGGTGGTGCAGGGGCTGATCGTCTCGCTCTGGCTGCCGACCGCGCTGATGATCGCCCTGCTCACCCGCTTCCCGCAGCGCGACTGGCTGGCGCTGCTGCTCGGCTCCGCCGCGGCGATGGCGGCGGCCAACAGCCTGTGCGGCGTGCCGCTGGCCTTCTTCCTGCCGCTGACGCTGATCAACGTGGCGGAGTCGCTGCTGGCGGCCACGCTGCTGCGCCGGTTGCTGCCCGGCCCCGATCCGCTCGGCAGCGTTGGCAACTGGATCACCTTTGTGCTGGCGGCGGTGGTGTTCACCCCCTGCGTCAGCGCGCTGGTGATGGTGCTGCCGCACCTCGGCACCGCAAGCGCCGAACTGATGCCGGAGCGCTTTCGCATCTGGTTCCTCTCCGAGGCGCTCGGCATCCTGACCGTCACCCCGATTGGCCTGCTGTTCCGCCCCACGCCGTGGCGGCAGCTACTGCGCTCGCCGCGCCTGCCGGAGGTGCTGTTCATGCTGGTTGTCACGCTCGGCGCCAGCTATCTGGTGCTGTTCTGGCTGCCCTACCCCTTCGCCTTTATCTCCATCGCCCTGCTGACCGCCTCGATCCGCCTGCAACGGCTGGAGGCGCAGCTGATCTTCCTCGCGCTGACGGTGATGGTCACCCTGCTGATCGCCAGCGGGCAGATTGTGCATATCCGCTACCTCGACTACACGCCGCTGCTCAACTATGTGCCGCTGCTGCTGATCCTGCTGCCCGCCAATGCCATGACCATCATGATGCACCGGCTGAAGGTGGAGCGGGCGCACATCGAGGAGAGCGAGAACCGCTTTCGCAACGCGATGGAGTTCTCCGCCATCGGCATGGCGCTGGTGTCGCCGCAGGGGCACTGGCTCCAGGTCAATCAGGCGCTCTGCTCGCTGCTGGGTTACCCCGCCGAGATGCTGACGCAGATGAATTTCCAGGAGCTGACCCACCCGGATGATCTGGCGGCGGATCTGGAGATGACGCAGGCGCTGCTGGAGGGGCGCATCCCCAGCTTTACGCTGGAGAAGCGCTACCGCCGCCGCGACGGTGAGATGGTGTGGGTGCGGCTGGTGGCCTCGGTGGTACGCGATAACGAGAGGCGGCGGCCGCTCTACTTTATCGCCCAGATTGAGGACATCAGCAGCCTGAAGCAGACCGAGGCGGCCAATAACCGGCTGACCGAGGCGCTGCACGAGGAGAAGGAGCGGCTGCGCATCACGCTCGACGCCATCAACGAAGCGGTGATCTGCACCGACCGCAACCAAGCGGTGATCTTCATGAACCCGGTGGCGGAGAAGATGACCGGCTGCCGGATGCGCGAGGCGCAGGGGCGGCACATCGATCAGGTGGTGAGCCTGACGCGCGGCTTCGATGGCCCGCCAGTCGCCAACCTGCTGCCGTTCGACAGCAACGAGAGCCTGCACTCCTCGATTGAGCAGTCGCTGGTGCTCAACGGCCCCAACGGCGAGGCGTATGAGATCCAGCGCGCGCTCTCGCCGCTCAAAACCCTCAATCAGGAGCCGATTGGCATGGTGCTGGTGTTGCAGGATGTCAGCCGCTCCCGCGAGTTGATGCGCAAGCTGAGCTACAACGCCTCCCACGACATGCTGACCGGCCTGCCCAACCGATCGCACTTTGAGCGCGAGCTGCACCATGCGCTGATGCTGACCGCCAACGAGGGGCAGCGGCACGGGCTGGTGTTCCTTGATCTCGACCGCTTCAAGGCGGTGAATGATACCGCTGGCCACGCGGCGGGCGACGAGTTGCTGAAGCAGCTAAGCCAGTTGATGTCCGCCAACCTGCGCCCCACTGACCTGCTCGGGCGGCTGGGCGGCGACGAGTTCGGCATCTTGCTGCCGGATTGCGATCTGGCGCAGGCGCGCGAGGTGGTGGGCCGGGTAGTGCAGCGCATCAACGACTTCCGCTTCTACTGGGAGGAGAAACTCTACCGCATCGGCGCCAGCGCCGGGGTGACGCTGATTGACGATCCGCAGGTCTCGGCCAGCGAACTGATGTCGCAGGCGGACGTCGCCTGTTACGCCGCCAAGCACGGTGGCCGCGGGCAGGTGGTGATCTATCAGGCGCGCCAGCAGTGGCTGCTGGAGAACAACAGCGTGCTGCTCTCCGCCGCGCAGGTGACGCAGATTCTGGCGAGCAACCAGCTGACCCTGATGGCGCGCGCCGCCGCCCCGCCCAAGACGCCGCTCTCCACCTGCTTCTACACCCTCTCGGTGACGATGGCCGCCGACGAGGAGAGTGGCGCGACCCACGAGGCGTTTCACACCACGGTGGCGCTGCTGGGGCTGGAGGCGGAGGTGGATCGCTGGCTGGTGCGGCAAGTGCTGCTGGCCTCCGGCCCGGCGTTGGCGCGCAAGGGGCTGACCGTGGCGCTGCCGCTGAGCGCCGGTGGCGTGCTCAGCCCGGCGCTGCATGAGGCGCTGTTTGACGCGCTGGCGCAGAGCGCCCTGCCCAACTCGCGACTGCTGTTCACGCTGGAGGAGCAGGTGCTGCTGCACCATCGGGCACAGGCCGAGGCGCTGCTCCACCGCCTGAAGCAGCAGGGGTGCGGCGTCATCCTCACGCAGGCGGGCCACCAGCTCAACGCGCTGGGCGAGCTACCGGCCGGGCTGGTGGACTACCTGAAGCCGGACGCGCGCTTCATCAGCCAGATCCACAGCAATCAGATGGATGAGATTCTGGTGAACATCCTGCATGGCACCGCCCATCGGTTGCAGGCGCAGACGCTGGCCGGGCCGGTCGATCTGGCCGCCGCGCAGCAGAAGCTGGTAGAGATGGGCATTGACCTGATTGAGGGCGAGGTGGTCGCGCCGCCGCAGACGCTGGAGAGCCTGCTCGCCAGCGGCTACTTTGCCATGCGCTAG
- the mgtE gene encoding magnesium transporter, whose amino-acid sequence MSAANHNTKKLAETRSRIMGLLLGNRDLVEDLLGIRPDDAPPPDPAQLDHTAEIQTLLRGLHAADLADLLEALPLDERLALWGLVEDHAMRGRVLVEASETVWDSLIAEMSDRDLLRAMATLDIDEQVYLAEYLPRNLTGRVLTSLAPDKRAQVREVMKFDRDTVGRVMDFELVTVRPDVTLGTVHRYLRKLGRMPDATDKLFVTDRHNKLLGELPLTAILLHPAETEVAALMDADPTTFTPDEQAEDAASAFERYNLITAPVVDAKGKLMGRLTVEEILDIVNEESENNMRRMGGLSQEEDVFAPVGKAVRNRWAWLAINLCTAFIASRVIGLFEHTISELVALAALMPIVAGIGGNTGNQTITMIVRALALHQLQGGSYSFLLMRELGVALINGLVWGGLMGIITWLLYHDAGIGAVMTLAMVLNLLVAALMGVIIPMLMVRFGRDPAVGSSVMITAITDTGGFFIFLGLATLFLL is encoded by the coding sequence ATGTCTGCCGCCAACCACAACACTAAAAAACTTGCGGAAACTCGCAGCCGCATCATGGGGCTGCTATTAGGGAACCGGGATCTGGTGGAGGATCTGCTCGGCATCCGGCCCGACGACGCGCCGCCGCCCGACCCGGCCCAGCTTGACCACACCGCCGAGATCCAGACGCTGCTGCGCGGCCTGCACGCCGCCGACCTTGCCGACCTGCTGGAGGCGCTACCGCTGGATGAGCGACTGGCGCTGTGGGGGCTGGTGGAGGATCACGCCATGCGTGGCCGGGTGCTGGTGGAGGCCAGCGAGACGGTCTGGGACAGCCTGATCGCCGAGATGAGCGACCGCGACCTGCTGCGGGCGATGGCGACGCTGGACATTGATGAGCAGGTCTATCTGGCAGAGTACCTGCCGCGTAACCTCACGGGCCGGGTGCTCACCTCACTGGCACCGGATAAGCGCGCGCAGGTGCGCGAGGTGATGAAGTTTGACCGCGACACCGTTGGCCGGGTGATGGATTTTGAGCTGGTGACGGTGCGGCCGGACGTGACGCTCGGCACGGTGCACCGCTACCTGCGCAAGCTGGGGCGGATGCCAGACGCCACCGACAAGCTGTTCGTCACCGACCGCCACAATAAGCTGCTGGGCGAGCTGCCGCTCACCGCCATCCTGCTGCATCCGGCGGAGACCGAGGTGGCGGCGCTGATGGATGCCGATCCCACTACCTTCACTCCCGATGAGCAGGCGGAGGACGCCGCCAGCGCCTTCGAGCGCTACAACCTGATCACCGCGCCGGTGGTCGATGCCAAGGGCAAGCTGATGGGGCGGCTGACGGTGGAGGAGATCCTCGACATCGTCAACGAGGAGAGCGAGAACAACATGCGGCGCATGGGCGGCCTGAGCCAGGAGGAGGATGTCTTCGCGCCGGTGGGCAAAGCGGTGCGCAACCGCTGGGCGTGGCTGGCGATCAACCTCTGCACCGCCTTTATCGCCTCGCGGGTGATTGGGCTGTTTGAGCACACTATCTCCGAGCTGGTGGCGCTGGCGGCGCTGATGCCGATTGTCGCTGGCATCGGCGGCAACACCGGCAACCAGACCATCACCATGATTGTGCGGGCGCTGGCGCTGCACCAGTTGCAGGGCGGCAGCTACTCCTTCCTGCTGATGCGCGAGCTGGGGGTGGCGCTGATCAACGGGCTGGTGTGGGGCGGGCTGATGGGCATCATCACCTGGCTGCTCTACCACGACGCTGGCATCGGCGCGGTGATGACGCTGGCGATGGTGCTGAACCTGCTGGTGGCGGCGCTGATGGGGGTAATAATCCCGATGCTGATGGTGCGGTTTGGCCGCGACCCGGCGGTCGGTTCCAGTGTGATGATCACCGCCATCACCGACACCGGCGGCTTCTTCATCTTTTTGGGGCTGGCCACGCTGTTCCTGCTGTAA
- a CDS encoding YfgG family protein — protein sequence MRRRTNVRMTKIVLAISFIILFGRMIYAGIGAISHHQDKQQSAVSVLTSETASRSNPP from the coding sequence ATGCGACGACGAACCAACGTCCGAATGACCAAAATTGTGCTGGCTATCAGTTTCATCATCCTGTTCGGACGCATGATCTACGCCGGAATCGGCGCCATCTCCCACCATCAGGACAAGCAGCAGTCTGCGGTGTCCGTGCTCACCAGCGAGACGGCTTCACGCTCCAACCCGCCCTGA
- the ppx gene encoding exopolyphosphatase, with product MPLHQIPSTKPQEIAAVDLGSNSFHMVIARIVNGALQVLGRLKQRVHLADGLDSNHVLSEEAMQRGLTCLALFAERLQGFSPDNVTIVGTHTLREAVNAEEFLRRAAEVIPYPIEIISGQEEARLIFMGVEHTQPEKGRKLVVDIGGGSTELVIGEDFEPLLAESRRMGCVSFGQLFFPQGELSAHHFSRARLAAAQKLEALAWQYRIQGWQYALGASGTIKATVEVLVELGEKDGLITPERLEMLVAQVLKFKNFKSLSLPGLSEDRKTVFVPGLAILCGVFDALALKSMRLSDGALREGVLYEMEGRFRHQDIRSRTARSLADHYNIDREQARRVLDTTVQLYAQWQAQHPKLAHPQLEAILKWSAMLHEVGLSINHSGMHRHSAYILQNTNLPGFNQEQQTLLAALVRLHRKAIKLEELPRLNLFRKKDYVPLIQLLRLGALLNNQRQSTTTPESLRLECDDNHWTLYFPAGYLSQNMLVQLDVEREQAYWDDVTGWKLHVAEELPAGD from the coding sequence ATGCCTTTACATCAAATTCCCTCGACCAAGCCACAGGAAATTGCCGCCGTTGACCTCGGCTCCAACAGTTTCCACATGGTGATTGCCCGTATCGTCAACGGGGCGTTGCAGGTGCTGGGGCGCCTCAAGCAGCGCGTGCACCTGGCCGACGGTCTGGACAGCAACCATGTGCTGAGCGAAGAGGCCATGCAGCGCGGCCTGACCTGTCTGGCGCTGTTTGCCGAGCGCCTGCAGGGCTTCTCGCCGGACAACGTCACCATCGTCGGCACCCATACCCTGCGCGAGGCGGTCAACGCCGAGGAGTTCTTGCGCCGCGCCGCCGAGGTGATCCCCTACCCGATTGAGATCATCTCCGGGCAGGAGGAGGCGCGCCTGATCTTCATGGGCGTCGAGCACACCCAGCCGGAGAAGGGGCGCAAGCTGGTGGTGGACATCGGCGGTGGCTCCACCGAACTGGTGATTGGCGAGGACTTCGAGCCGCTGCTGGCGGAGAGCCGCCGCATGGGCTGCGTCAGTTTCGGCCAGCTCTTCTTCCCGCAGGGGGAGTTGAGCGCCCACCACTTCAGCCGCGCGCGGCTGGCGGCGGCGCAGAAGCTGGAGGCGCTGGCCTGGCAGTACCGTATCCAGGGCTGGCAGTACGCCCTTGGCGCTTCCGGCACCATCAAGGCCACCGTAGAGGTGCTGGTGGAGTTGGGCGAGAAGGATGGCCTGATCACGCCAGAGCGGCTGGAGATGCTGGTGGCGCAGGTGCTGAAGTTCAAGAACTTCAAGTCGCTGAGCCTGCCGGGGCTGTCAGAGGATCGCAAGACCGTGTTTGTGCCGGGGCTGGCGATCCTGTGTGGCGTGTTTGACGCGCTGGCGCTGAAATCGATGCGCCTGTCAGACGGCGCGCTGCGCGAGGGGGTGCTGTATGAGATGGAGGGTCGCTTCCGCCATCAGGACATCCGCAGCCGTACCGCCCGCAGTCTGGCCGACCACTACAACATCGACCGCGAGCAGGCGCGCCGGGTGCTGGACACCACGGTGCAGCTCTATGCGCAGTGGCAGGCGCAGCATCCGAAGCTGGCGCACCCGCAGCTGGAGGCGATCCTGAAGTGGTCAGCGATGCTGCATGAGGTGGGGCTGAGCATCAACCACAGCGGTATGCACCGCCACTCCGCCTACATCTTGCAGAACACCAACCTGCCCGGCTTCAATCAGGAGCAGCAGACGCTGTTGGCGGCGCTGGTGCGGCTGCACCGCAAGGCGATCAAGCTGGAGGAGCTGCCGCGCCTCAACCTGTTCCGCAAAAAGGATTATGTGCCGCTGATCCAGCTGCTGCGCCTCGGCGCGCTGCTGAACAACCAGCGCCAGTCCACCACCACCCCCGAGTCGCTGCGGCTGGAGTGTGACGATAACCACTGGACGCTCTACTTCCCGGCCGGTTACCTGTCACAAAACATGCTGGTGCAGCTCGACGTGGAGCGCGAGCAGGCCTACTGGGATGACGTCACCGGCTGGAAACTGCACGTGGCCGAGGAGCTGCCGGCGGGCGATTGA